The DNA sequence ATTTTATACAAATACTAATGTAGATAATTTTTTATTAGAAGAGGGAATAGATTTTTCAAAGAAAGATATAAATGATATAAACTGGTTAGATGAATGGAAGAAGTATTTAAAGCCTGATTTATTAACAGACAATTTTGCTTATATTAATTCAAAGGATATAATTTTTGAAAATATTAATACTATATATATTAAGCCGGCACTTGCCTTTGGAACAGGTTCCCACCCAACAACCCGTAATGCGGCGACCCTATTGGAGGGTGTATGCAAAGATAGGGTCGTTTTAGATGTTGGATGTGGAAGTTGTATACTCTCTATACTTGCTGAAAAAAGTGGTGCAAAAAAGGTTATTGCCTGTGATATTGACAAGCTGTGTGTTTTAAATATTATAGATAATCTAAAAGATAATAATTGCAATAAAATTTACGCATATATAGGATCGATTGATTTTAATTATGATAAAATTAAATGTGATGTTATTGTAGCAAATATAATTTATGAAGTAATAGCAAATCTATGGGAATATTTTTTGTATATATCACCTAAATTTATAATCTTATCTGGTTTTTTAGGTAATGACTTGAATAATTTTTTAAGTAACTATGATTTAAAAGATTATAAAATAGATTGTTTAACTTTTAATTCTTCTTGGTGGGGCATAAGGTTATGCAAATAGCTGTATTTGGTGATATACATGGTTGTTTCAATAGTTTTTATAAATTAATTAATCAAATAGATAAAAAATATAAAATAGATAAATATTACTTTGTTGGCGATTTAATAGATAGGGGCCCCTCTACTTTTGAGGTTCTTAATTTTTTAATTAATAATGTATCAAAAGGTGAATATGTTTTAGGTAATCATGAGGATTTGATGATTGATTATATTGATAACACTGAGAGATATTCTTATGGGGTTTGGTTTGAAAATGGCGGTCTTGAAACTATAAAGTCTTTTATAAAAGAAGATAGTCTTACAAACAACTATTTTAACGATGAATTTATTAAATATAGGCTTACTAATAAGTTTTATAGATATATTGAATTTATTAAGTCTTTCAAGGAATATATCACCTTGTATATGGGTAAGAATAAATTTTTGATTAGCCATGGCGGGGTGTATGATTTTAAAAAGAAATTAGATGAACAATATGAAGGGTTACCTGAAAAACTAAAAAAACAAAAGTACCCTTTTGTATGGTCAAGAAATACTGATTTTGAGAGAGAGCCCTATTTTGATTATATAATAATACATGGGCATACCCCAATTAGATCATTGGGCTTATCAGATAATTTTAATGAACCTTATATAAACAAGAGTGGTGATAAAATTATTAGCATAAATATAGATACTGGATGTGTTTATGGCTATAGTTTAACAGCATTAATTATAGATGATAGTGGAGAATTTACCTTTGAAAAGGTCTCATCAGAATACTAAAAGGATATTTATTGACAAAGACTTAAACCAGATTGATAGATTAGAAGATGAATCATATAACTATATAAAAAATGTACTGCGACTTAAGGTAGGTGATAATTTATATATACTAAATAGACAAAAAATTGGTGAGTTTAAGATAGAAAACGTGAAGAAAGGTGCCGTTATTTTAAATAAGATTAATGAAAGAGAGCTTTTAGGAGCCAACTATAATCTACATTTATATCAGGCATGTCTTAAAAGAGAATATATGGATGAAATTGTTGAGAAAAGTGGAGAATTGGGTGTAACAAGATTTACACCGATTTATACCAAGAGAAGTCAAAGGGATCTAAATAAAAAAACCCTTTCAAGATATGAAAAATTATTAATTAAAGGAGCACTTCAATCAGAAATTGAACATATACCTTCATTATCAGAACCTACAGAGATTAAATTTATTGATAATGATAACAATCAAAAGTTTCTCTTTTATGAAGGTTGTACTGAGAAATCCTTGCCAAAAGTAAAAAGCAATAACATTTCGCTTTTTATTGGTCCAGAAGGTGGTTTGACTGATGATGAGGCTGATGCTTTAAAAGATAAAGGTTTTCAAATTATTTCACCAACATATAATATTTTAAAGGCTGATACGGCAGCTATAG is a window from the Deferribacterota bacterium genome containing:
- a CDS encoding RsmE family RNA methyltransferase, whose translation is MKRSHQNTKRIFIDKDLNQIDRLEDESYNYIKNVLRLKVGDNLYILNRQKIGEFKIENVKKGAVILNKINERELLGANYNLHLYQACLKREYMDEIVEKSGELGVTRFTPIYTKRSQRDLNKKTLSRYEKLLIKGALQSEIEHIPSLSEPTEIKFIDNDNNQKFLFYEGCTEKSLPKVKSNNISLFIGPEGGLTDDEADALKDKGFQIISPTYNILKADTAAIVFIGIMKILMDLS
- a CDS encoding metallophosphoesterase; protein product: MQIAVFGDIHGCFNSFYKLINQIDKKYKIDKYYFVGDLIDRGPSTFEVLNFLINNVSKGEYVLGNHEDLMIDYIDNTERYSYGVWFENGGLETIKSFIKEDSLTNNYFNDEFIKYRLTNKFYRYIEFIKSFKEYITLYMGKNKFLISHGGVYDFKKKLDEQYEGLPEKLKKQKYPFVWSRNTDFEREPYFDYIIIHGHTPIRSLGLSDNFNEPYINKSGDKIISINIDTGCVYGYSLTALIIDDSGEFTFEKVSSEY
- a CDS encoding 50S ribosomal protein L11 methyltransferase, with the translated sequence FYTNTNVDNFLLEEGIDFSKKDINDINWLDEWKKYLKPDLLTDNFAYINSKDIIFENINTIYIKPALAFGTGSHPTTRNAATLLEGVCKDRVVLDVGCGSCILSILAEKSGAKKVIACDIDKLCVLNIIDNLKDNNCNKIYAYIGSIDFNYDKIKCDVIVANIIYEVIANLWEYFLYISPKFIILSGFLGNDLNNFLSNYDLKDYKIDCLTFNSSWWGIRLCK